The following is a genomic window from Chitinophaga caseinilytica.
CGGGGTTCCGGCACAGGAACGATCTCCCGGAAGGGCTGGCGGAAGACGTCCGCTCCTGGATCGGGTTCACCCAAAGCCAGGAGGAACTGAAATCCCAAAGCGGCGTTTCCGATATCTGGACCGTCCTCGGCAAACAAACCCTCGAAGAAGACAATCTCCTCGTAGAGCGGAACTGGCTTTTCGGGACGCAATCCCAACAATACGCCCTGGTACTCCAGTTCAGCGTGCGCGGCCAGGGGCTGGCATTTTCGCTGAGCGCGGGCATGCAGGTGCAGGCGGAGCTGGTGTTTTTCCCTTCTGCCAGGCCGCTGAGGGCCGTTATCCGGCAGCAGCAGTCCACCCGCGCCCAGGCCCCCTACACCGCTTTCAGCGGCTGGCTGGAAGTGGCGGGATCGGGGGCGGCCGTGTGCGAAGGGCTTCCGTTCGACGGCGACCGCCCGTTCATCGTGGAAAAACTGCGGCCCGTGCAATGGAATGGCCAATGGTGGCTTTGCGACGGACAAAACCGGCTGGCGCGCATCCGCGAAGGGTTCCGCCATTTGTTTACCCTGCTGGCCATCAGCGGCGGCGAACCGCTCGACATGGCTGTGCTCGGCCGCGAGCACGCGTTCGAGCCACTGGGCGTTTGGGCCCGCGGGCAATATCATCACCTCACAAATTAAGACATGCAATCCTGGGATAACATCGTTCAAACGGCGCAACTCGGCACCGAAAAACGGCAGCCTGCTGCGCCTCCGGAACCCTCGCTGGCGGAAGCCGTTTCCGCCGTGCAGCAACATCCGGACATCGACCGCGAAGAAAAATTCCTGCAGTCGGCCGCGCTGGTTTTCAATTTCCGCCAATGCGGCAGGCTTCCTATATCCTACACCGGCGATGGACTGCAACCCGCACCTGCGGAGGAATTGGTGCATTGCAGCCCGGCGGCGCACCAGGCGTTGAAGGACATTTTCATTTTCGAAAGTCCCGGCCTGCTCGCGCTTTGGCTGCAACAGGCGGCGGAAAAGCAAAAGATCGCCCGGCCGGAAGTGCTCCCCG
Proteins encoded in this region:
- a CDS encoding SWIM zinc finger family protein, with translation MQLTEEQILSLAPDEPSRKSGKGLANAAKWVSAGVNDVAMWGECQGSGAKPYQTQVDLSNIAFKCSCPSRKFPCKHGLGLMLLHARQPGFFTASASPDWVTEWLEKRTKREEKKAETAAKPVDEAAQAKRKESREQQVEDGLEELLRWMKDIVRNGILQMPEKDPAFFADMAKRMIDAKSPGLAGMVRQLGSIGFFREDWQSRFMDQLCRMYLVASGFRHRNDLPEGLAEDVRSWIGFTQSQEELKSQSGVSDIWTVLGKQTLEEDNLLVERNWLFGTQSQQYALVLQFSVRGQGLAFSLSAGMQVQAELVFFPSARPLRAVIRQQQSTRAQAPYTAFSGWLEVAGSGAAVCEGLPFDGDRPFIVEKLRPVQWNGQWWLCDGQNRLARIREGFRHLFTLLAISGGEPLDMAVLGREHAFEPLGVWARGQYHHLTN